In Candidatus Poribacteria bacterium, the DNA window CCGAGAAAACCCTTGAAAATTCTGGGCTTGTCGAAGTTTCAAAAACTCGAACAATTGAGAGCGCCAGGAAGTCTTATCACATAAGGGTTTCCGACGTAGAGCCGATGAGTTTTGTCAGTCAATCAGGGGTCCTGACTCAGGCTCAGGACGCGTTGTGCGCGGCGGCTCGTGGGACTACGGTCCGGAGTGGTTGCGCGTGGCGAACCGCGGCAGGAGCGTCCCACAGAACACGATCATCAACCTGGGTTTTCGCTGCGCCCAGGACGTTACCCCTTAGCCCCTTTACGCCTTTACACCTTGAGAAGGAACGAGGAGCGAGGAACCAGGAACGAGGAGATGAAGATTGGGAGGGGACAGGGGGTGGATAATCTGCTAGGCATTCAGGGGAAAATGCCTCGCCCCTACTTCAAAGGTGAAGAAGCGATGAGAATCATACTCCTCGCCGTTCTGCTCATCGTGAGCGGCTATAATACGCTAAATGACATCCTGTTCTCCGATGAAAGCGACTTCGAGCTGAAGGCACGCCGCGAACGCGAACGGGTGCTCAGCTCAAAGGGGATATCCAGGAGGATCCGACGGATCGTCATCGATCCCGGCCACGGCGGGTTCGACCCCGGAGCCGTCAACAAAAGGCTGGGCCTGCGTGAGAAGGAGATCACCCTCCAGGTTGCCCTGAAACTGAAACGGTTCATCGAGGAGAACTCGGACATAAAGGTCTTCCTGACCAGAACGGGGGACTACTACGTCACCCTGAGCGACAGAACCATCACGGCAAATCAATATCACGCCGATCTGTTCATCAGCATCCACTGCAACTCGCATGAAAGATCCTCCCCTAATGGCTTTGAGATCTTCTACTGCTCGAAAGAGCCGTCCGACAGAGAGGCGGCCAGGGTGGCAGCACTGGAGAACGCCCCCGGACTGGATGACCCGTTCTTCAAGGAGGATAATTCGATCGACATCGAGTCCATCCTGCGCAACCTGCAACGGCACATGTTCCTGAAGGAGAGCAGGAGGATAGCGGAGTCCATAGAGGAGAGGATCGGACGGAACGTGAGGATCAGGAGGCGCGGCGTCAAGAGCGCCGACTTCTTCGTGCTGAGACACGCCCGGATGCCCGCCGTTCTCGTCGAACTCGCCTTTCTGAGCAACCCTAAGGAGGCACGACTGTTGACGGATGACAGGTTCCAGTATGCCGTGGTTAAAGCGATCGGGGATGCATGCGGAATTCGCTCATATTATCGCTGAGCGTGATATGGCTGGGATGGTTCACAATCATGGTAACACTTCTGAGAGGCCTATTAGCCTTCAGTGATCGGCGAAAGGTCAAGAGACGAGAGTCGAGAGACAAGAGACGAGAGATAAAAAGGGACTCTGGACTCTCGACTCTAGAC includes these proteins:
- a CDS encoding N-acetylmuramoyl-L-alanine amidase gives rise to the protein MDNLLGIQGKMPRPYFKGEEAMRIILLAVLLIVSGYNTLNDILFSDESDFELKARRERERVLSSKGISRRIRRIVIDPGHGGFDPGAVNKRLGLREKEITLQVALKLKRFIEENSDIKVFLTRTGDYYVTLSDRTITANQYHADLFISIHCNSHERSSPNGFEIFYCSKEPSDREAARVAALENAPGLDDPFFKEDNSIDIESILRNLQRHMFLKESRRIAESIEERIGRNVRIRRRGVKSADFFVLRHARMPAVLVELAFLSNPKEARLLTDDRFQYAVVKAIGDACGIRSYYR